The following coding sequences lie in one Phalacrocorax aristotelis chromosome 2, bGulAri2.1, whole genome shotgun sequence genomic window:
- the ROPN1L gene encoding ropporin-1-like protein isoform X1, giving the protein MPLPETMFCAQQIKIPPELPDILKQFTKAAIRTQPHDVLQWAAALCGQALERYFSALSKGETLPVKERIEMPLATEKTDAGLTLGLLKILHKQLSPKGTVKVAELKEKWKHLCLPEEQLKAILQLDDFGEEVEWMKVLALGCSVLGGSLLSSMKHACEILTRDPEGGAARVPFETFSFLYSYLASIDGEIPEEKTEAFLHGIKEQAEQQNGMVLLRNFLTQPSTLF; this is encoded by the exons ATGCCTCTTCCGGAAACCATGTTCTGCGCTCAGCAGATCAAAATCCCCCCTGAGCTACCCGATATCCTGAAGCAATTCACCAAAGCTGCTATTAGGACTCAGCCTCATGATGTTTTGCAGTGGGCAGCTGC TTTGTGTGGACAAGCTCTTGAAAG GTATTTTTCAGCATTGTCAAAAGGCGAGACCCTTCCTGTGAAGGAGAGGATTGAAATGCCTTTAGCgacagagaaaacagatgctGGTTTGACCCTAGGACTCCTTAAAATCTTGCACAAACAG CTTTCTCCCAAAGGCACAGTGAAAGTTgcagaactgaaggaaaaatggaagcaCTTATGCTTGCCAGAGGAGCAACTGAAAGCTATCCTGCAGCTGGATGACTTCGGCGAGGAGGTGGAATGGATGAAGGTTCTCGCACTTGGGTGCAGCGTGCTTGGTGGG TCCTTACTGAGTTCAATGAAACACGCCTGCGAAATCTTAACAAGGGACCCAGAAGGCGGAGCAGCTCGTGTTCCCTTCGAAACATTCTCGTTCCTCTACTCCTATTTGGCCAGTATCGATGGAGAGATACCAGAGGAGAAAACTGAAGCATTCCTCCACGGAATTAAAGAGCAAGC CGAACAACAAAATGGCATGGTGCTGCTCAGAAACTTTCTGACCCAGCCCTCAACCCTGTTTTGA
- the ROPN1L gene encoding ropporin-1-like protein isoform X2: MPLPETMFCAQQIKIPPELPDILKQFTKAAIRTQPHDVLQWAAAYFSALSKGETLPVKERIEMPLATEKTDAGLTLGLLKILHKQLSPKGTVKVAELKEKWKHLCLPEEQLKAILQLDDFGEEVEWMKVLALGCSVLGGSLLSSMKHACEILTRDPEGGAARVPFETFSFLYSYLASIDGEIPEEKTEAFLHGIKEQAEQQNGMVLLRNFLTQPSTLF; the protein is encoded by the exons ATGCCTCTTCCGGAAACCATGTTCTGCGCTCAGCAGATCAAAATCCCCCCTGAGCTACCCGATATCCTGAAGCAATTCACCAAAGCTGCTATTAGGACTCAGCCTCATGATGTTTTGCAGTGGGCAGCTGC GTATTTTTCAGCATTGTCAAAAGGCGAGACCCTTCCTGTGAAGGAGAGGATTGAAATGCCTTTAGCgacagagaaaacagatgctGGTTTGACCCTAGGACTCCTTAAAATCTTGCACAAACAG CTTTCTCCCAAAGGCACAGTGAAAGTTgcagaactgaaggaaaaatggaagcaCTTATGCTTGCCAGAGGAGCAACTGAAAGCTATCCTGCAGCTGGATGACTTCGGCGAGGAGGTGGAATGGATGAAGGTTCTCGCACTTGGGTGCAGCGTGCTTGGTGGG TCCTTACTGAGTTCAATGAAACACGCCTGCGAAATCTTAACAAGGGACCCAGAAGGCGGAGCAGCTCGTGTTCCCTTCGAAACATTCTCGTTCCTCTACTCCTATTTGGCCAGTATCGATGGAGAGATACCAGAGGAGAAAACTGAAGCATTCCTCCACGGAATTAAAGAGCAAGC CGAACAACAAAATGGCATGGTGCTGCTCAGAAACTTTCTGACCCAGCCCTCAACCCTGTTTTGA